From the Alteromonas sp. CI.11.F.A3 genome, the window CTGCGCCATAGGCAGAATATAAATAAGAAGGCGTTTCCACCCAAAAAATAGGTTGGGTAAGCAATAAATCTCTAATGGTTCCTCCGCCTAAGGCAGTGACACAGGCCACTACAACCACGCCAAAGCCATTGATACTTTTTTCATGCCCCATTAGTGCGCCCGATACCGCAAAAAACGCCACACCAAATAGACCTAAAAATAAAAAGTAATCCGCCGTCATCCTTGTCTCACTTGCGTATGTGTCTTGAGTTTTATTCTGAAAATAGTCGAGTACAGATCGTTAATTTACAAATTTCGTGGCAGTATTATTTTTTTCACACATGCAAACCTATCTTTTACATGAAATTTATACTTATTTTATTATTTGTTATTACAAGTGCTACCGCCTGCGCCGCACAACGCGATTATACTTTTCCCAGTAAAATAAACGCTGCCGAACACTACGTTTTCTATTCCCATGGTTATATCGTAGAAGGTGACGACCCAACACCCATACACCCTCGGTGGGGGGTATATAATTTTCCGAGTATTCAAAAAGCACTTGATGACGCTAGCTATACTTTAATAGCACACCACAGACCAAAGGGCGTAAGCCCAATCGACTGCGCTAAACGCCTTACCGGAGAAGTTAAACAACTTATCACTTTTGGTGTACCACCAGAAAACATTACCCTTACCGGCTTTTCCCGCGGTGGCGCTATTACTATATTGGCGGTAAACGAGTTAAAAAACGCTAAGGTCAATGTCGTGATTTTAGCGGGCTGTGCAGGATTAATTAATCGAAAACGCGATATTCAGTTATACGGCCGCGTGCTTTCAATTTATGAAACCTCTGATGATGTTGGCTCGTGCAACCTGTTAGAAGCACGCAGCCCTATGCTTAAAGAATTCAAAGAGATAGCCATTTCAACTGGCAAAGAGCACGGCGCGTTTTATCGCCCCGTAGACGAATGGCTTGTACCGTTGAAACAATGGATTAATAGTTCAATCAGCGAGCCTGAAATTAACGAGGACGAATAACCGCTAGACGACACAGGTTGCGTTACTGTTGCTGACGACTACCATAGAGCCAATCTAACCCCTGTATGGCGGTAGTGGGAAATGCAGTAGCGTGGGTGGCCTCATCAATGAGTTTAAACTTGAGATTTATGTGCCGCTTACTCTGTTGCGTTATTTTTTGAGCCAGCTGTTGTGCACCTTCAACCATATCTTCCCTTTCACCATATTCAGGGCGCTCTAACGCTCCCACTGCAAGATAAACGTTTACAGGTGTTTTGGCGGGTACAATTGCTTCAGACAAAATAGCATTGTCGCGAAACCACACCGATGGGCTACCAATAATGTAACTACTAAACATATTTGGGCGAGTAAAAAGCACATAAGCACTAAATAGCCCGCCTAAGGAATTTCCGACTAACGTTTTAGGCATTCCCTCCACGCGATAGTTATTCGAAATATAGGTAAATACTGTGTCATTAATAAAGTCAGCATGATGCGCTGCTTTGCCAGTTTCAAGCTTCCAGTCTTCATCAAGGTAAGGGGTATAGTCACGAACACGACTTGCGGCCCCCTTAGACCCTTTCGAGTAGGATATGGCTACTATAATTGCCTGCTCCATTACACCACTGTTCATAGGAAATCGTGTTACTCCTGACACAACCTGAAATGCATAAGAGCCGTCCAACAAATAAATCACTGGGTAAGATGCTGTCGTATTAGCTCGGTAGCTTTTCGGCAACTTGATAAAAATGGGGTAAGTACGGTCAGTGTTTTTATCTTGAAGTTCTACAACTGTACTTCTAGGTATTTTGAATTCAACGTTAGCATTAGCTATGGCACTGAAGGCTAACACCATTAATACCCAGAAATAACGCGACAGCATATGGCCACTCATTGTTTTAATTAATTATTTTGAACATATTATATCGCAAAGACGCATTGAGCAATTATGCCAGCGCGGAGGGATGCGGTGTAGGTGCTGATGACCTTCCAGCGCAGGACGCGCTGGCAGAGCCCCCCCACGGATGGGTTTACGCCGAGTCATCGGCATCTTCCTTCAACTCACCTAACATGGCTGTGAAGTGCGACCGGAGGGATGCGGTGTAGGTGCTGATGACCTTCCAGCGCAGGACGCGCTGGCAGAGCCCCTATGGATGGGTTTATGCCGCATTACTTCATGGTACGGGTCAGCGTTTATAGGAGAGGGAGTCGCCCCCATCAGAAGCCTTCCACAGCATGGAGCTATTGCGAAAACTCCATAGATGAATTCACGCCGCGTTTCACGTGGGCTTCTACTGGCGACTAATATTAATATTCAACGGTGAGCCTTATCCGGCTGTTCAGAAGGAAGGGCTTTGTGCGCCTCTGAAACTCTCTACAGCATGGATGCTGTAGCGAAGCCCCCATGGATGGGTTTACGGCGAGTCAGGGAGCCCAACACCACATCCCTCTCCATACTCAATGCCGTGGGAAGAATATGTCCTTGGGGTTTATGACCTTCCAGCGCAGGACGCGCTGGCAGAGCCCCCATGGACGGGTTTACGGCGTGTCATAAACCCCAAGGACATGTTCTTCGTCCACAAAAAAGCCCGCTAATAAGCGGGCTCTTTCGAAGTTAACAATAACGCAAGGATTAGTAATCTTAGTTAAGCTTTTCTTTGATACGTGCAGATTTACCTGAACGTTCACGAAGATAGTAAAGCTTAGCACGACGAACCGCACCGCGGCGTTTAACTTCAATTGAAGAGATAGCCGGGCTGTGTGTTTGGAACACACGCTCAACGCCTTCGCCGCTAGAAATCTTACGTACGGTAAAAGACGAGTGCAGACCACGGTTACGCTTAGCGATAACAACACCTTCATAAGCCTGAAGACGCTCTTTGTCACCTTCGGTAACGCGAACTTTAACAACTACTGTGTCACCCGGGCCAAACCCTGGAACATCAGATTTAAGCTGTGCTTGCTCAATTTTCTTGATGATATCTTGACTGACTTTGCTCATCATATCCTCTCGTCCTAGTTAACTGTCATCTCGCTGCAACTGCGTTTGGAATATTTCCAATAACCGCTGCTGCTCCTCAGTCAGAGCTAGGTGATTTAACAAATCAGGGCGACGCAGTAAGGTTCTACCCAAAGACTGCATTAATCGCCACTGCCTAATTTTTTCATGATCACCACTTAACAACACGTCAGGTACCGATTGACCATCTAGTACTTCTGGCCGCGTATAATGCGGACAATCCAGAAGACCATCGGTAAAGGAATCTTCAACTGCTGAAGCTTTATGCCCCAACACGCCGGGAACTAATCTAGCAACTGCGTCCATTAAGACCATTGCCGGCAGTTCACCGCCACTTAGAACGTAATCACCAATGGAGACTTCTTCATCTACATGGCTTTCGATTACGCGCTCATCAATTCCTTCATATCGACCACAGATTAAAATCGTACGGTCAATTCCAGCAAGACGTTGAACGCCTGCTTGGTCAAGGGGTTTCCCTTGGGGTGATAAGTAGATCACGCTACTGTTTTCGCCACCAACTTTCTTGGCAGCTTGTATTGCGTCGGTAAGCGGTTTAACCATCATCAGCATGCCGGGTCCGCCACCATAGGGGCGATCGTCAACTGTGCGATGGCGGTCATGGGTAAAGTCGCGGGGGTTAAAGGTATCAACCGATAATTTTCCAGACTTAACAGCCCTGCCGATTACACCCTGTTGGGTAAATGGCGCGAACATATCTGGAAACAGGCTAACCACCCCGAACCATTTTTCCGGAGTCACTTAAAACCCCGGATCCCAGTCAACTTTAATGACCTTCGCTTCCCGATCAACCTCTTGTACAACGTCGTCGAACACAAAAGGTATTAATCTTTCTTTTTGACCAAAAGCATCGCCTACATTAGCTTTAACGTGAACCACGTCATTGGCACCTGTATTAAATACTTCTTTCACCACACCTAAGTCGTAACCTTGCGTAGTTACCACTTTCATGCCAGTGAGCTCGCGCCAATAAATGCCATCGTCCCCTAAATCGGGAAGTTGCGAAGCGCTAATGTTTATATCCAAGTTTTTGATGCGTTCTGCATCATCTCGGTTATCCACACCAACAATCTTTGCTACCAGGCCTTTACCATGCGTTCGCCATTGGTCAATTTGGTATTCGTTTTTTTCGCCAAGGAACCAAGGCAAGTACTCAAAAATACCTTCTGGTGTTTGTGTATAGCTGTTGATTTTGACCCAACCTTTTACACCGTAAGGTGCACCGATTTTGCCAACAACCACAATGTCAGACGCTAAACTCATCTATACTCACCAGTTAATTGCAGCTTACGCTGCAGATTTTT encodes:
- a CDS encoding alpha/beta hydrolase translates to MLSRYFWVLMVLAFSAIANANVEFKIPRSTVVELQDKNTDRTYPIFIKLPKSYRANTTASYPVIYLLDGSYAFQVVSGVTRFPMNSGVMEQAIIVAISYSKGSKGAASRVRDYTPYLDEDWKLETGKAAHHADFINDTVFTYISNNYRVEGMPKTLVGNSLGGLFSAYVLFTRPNMFSSYIIGSPSVWFRDNAILSEAIVPAKTPVNVYLAVGALERPEYGEREDMVEGAQQLAQKITQQSKRHINLKFKLIDEATHATAFPTTAIQGLDWLYGSRQQQ
- the rplS gene encoding 50S ribosomal protein L19, which encodes MSKVSQDIIKKIEQAQLKSDVPGFGPGDTVVVKVRVTEGDKERLQAYEGVVIAKRNRGLHSSFTVRKISSGEGVERVFQTHSPAISSIEVKRRGAVRRAKLYYLRERSGKSARIKEKLN
- the trmD gene encoding tRNA (guanosine(37)-N1)-methyltransferase TrmD codes for the protein MTPEKWFGVVSLFPDMFAPFTQQGVIGRAVKSGKLSVDTFNPRDFTHDRHRTVDDRPYGGGPGMLMMVKPLTDAIQAAKKVGGENSSVIYLSPQGKPLDQAGVQRLAGIDRTILICGRYEGIDERVIESHVDEEVSIGDYVLSGGELPAMVLMDAVARLVPGVLGHKASAVEDSFTDGLLDCPHYTRPEVLDGQSVPDVLLSGDHEKIRQWRLMQSLGRTLLRRPDLLNHLALTEEQQRLLEIFQTQLQRDDS
- a CDS encoding alpha/beta hydrolase, producing the protein MKFILILLFVITSATACAAQRDYTFPSKINAAEHYVFYSHGYIVEGDDPTPIHPRWGVYNFPSIQKALDDASYTLIAHHRPKGVSPIDCAKRLTGEVKQLITFGVPPENITLTGFSRGGAITILAVNELKNAKVNVVILAGCAGLINRKRDIQLYGRVLSIYETSDDVGSCNLLEARSPMLKEFKEIAISTGKEHGAFYRPVDEWLVPLKQWINSSISEPEINEDE
- the rimM gene encoding ribosome maturation factor RimM (Essential for efficient processing of 16S rRNA), giving the protein MSLASDIVVVGKIGAPYGVKGWVKINSYTQTPEGIFEYLPWFLGEKNEYQIDQWRTHGKGLVAKIVGVDNRDDAERIKNLDINISASQLPDLGDDGIYWRELTGMKVVTTQGYDLGVVKEVFNTGANDVVHVKANVGDAFGQKERLIPFVFDDVVQEVDREAKVIKVDWDPGF